In the Candidatus Tanganyikabacteria bacterium genome, one interval contains:
- a CDS encoding serine/threonine protein kinase: MRGSLPRVILEDGSTLEYLPDLVGSGAEKEAYFTADRSQVVLFFRNQGAAADPHRLARLQAILGPLNPTLCPATGGHFRELYCWPTRVVVKPRIGLVVPAYPRNYYFATGPYRGNTKVGRWFTSPRLSRALPAAEFGTWDMYLSICIRIARAVRRLHSAGLAHSDLSHKNVLVDPSTGSAVVIDIDGLVVPKLYPPLVLGTKGYIAPEVLATSRLAMDDPRRRHPSILTDQHALAVLLYEYLLRRHPLAGKKVHSTSSAEDDDFLAMGSRALFVEHPSDRTNPSEEPILVSYKAFGPDLADLFARAFVTGLHDPERRPAARDWESALQRAWSSLVSCTNPGCHEPRFVLADERRIRCPFCGKAPTGPIVVLDLRSSRRAGEWRPDGKVVGSPKTALYDWHVLDTVVPGEKADRTPRATFIAEGGSWFLQNRGLPGLTTGSGQPVPIGSRLRLDDGIQIRLAGGPNGRVADVRIMQAA; this comes from the coding sequence ATGAGAGGATCGCTTCCCAGGGTCATTCTCGAGGACGGCTCTACCCTCGAGTACCTCCCGGATCTCGTGGGCAGTGGCGCCGAGAAGGAAGCCTACTTCACGGCCGACCGGAGCCAGGTCGTGCTGTTCTTTCGTAACCAGGGAGCGGCCGCCGACCCGCACCGCCTGGCCCGGCTCCAGGCCATCCTGGGGCCGCTCAACCCCACGCTTTGCCCCGCCACCGGCGGTCACTTCAGGGAGTTGTACTGCTGGCCCACCCGGGTGGTGGTCAAGCCCCGCATCGGCTTGGTCGTGCCGGCCTATCCGAGGAATTACTACTTCGCGACGGGGCCCTACAGGGGAAACACGAAGGTCGGGCGCTGGTTCACGTCGCCGCGGCTGTCGCGAGCCTTGCCCGCGGCGGAGTTCGGAACCTGGGACATGTACCTGTCGATCTGCATCCGCATCGCGCGGGCCGTGCGCCGACTGCACAGCGCGGGACTCGCCCACTCGGATCTTTCGCACAAGAACGTGCTGGTCGACCCGTCCACCGGCTCGGCCGTCGTCATCGACATCGACGGGCTGGTCGTGCCGAAGCTCTATCCCCCGCTCGTCCTCGGGACGAAGGGCTACATCGCGCCGGAAGTCCTGGCGACTTCCCGCCTTGCAATGGACGATCCGCGGCGGCGCCACCCGAGCATCCTCACCGACCAGCACGCCCTGGCGGTCCTGCTTTACGAGTACCTGTTGCGGCGCCATCCGCTGGCCGGCAAGAAGGTTCACTCCACCTCTTCGGCCGAAGATGACGACTTCCTGGCGATGGGGTCACGCGCGCTCTTCGTCGAACACCCGTCGGATCGGACGAACCCTTCCGAGGAGCCCATTCTCGTCTCGTACAAGGCCTTCGGGCCGGATCTCGCCGACCTGTTCGCGAGAGCCTTCGTGACTGGTCTCCATGATCCCGAGCGGCGGCCGGCGGCCAGAGACTGGGAGTCGGCGTTGCAGCGGGCCTGGAGCTCGCTGGTCAGCTGCACCAACCCCGGCTGCCACGAACCGCGCTTCGTGCTCGCCGACGAGCGCCGCATCCGCTGCCCGTTCTGCGGCAAGGCCCCGACGGGACCGATCGTGGTGCTCGATCTCCGCTCCTCGCGCCGGGCGGGTGAGTGGCGGCCCGACGGCAAGGTCGTCGGATCGCCCAAGACCGCGCTCTACGACTGGCATGTCCTCGACACCGTGGTCCCCGGCGAGAAGGCCGACAGGACTCCGCGGGCCACCTTTATTGCGGAGGGCGGGTCGTGGTTTCTGCAGAACAGGGGCCTGCCCGGTCTCACGACCGGCAGCGGGCAGCCGGTCCCCATCGGCTCTCGGCTCCGCCTGGACGACGGCATTCAGATCCGGCTCGCGGGGGGGCCAAATGGGCGAGTCGCTGACGTTCGCATCATGCAAGCGGCGTGA
- a CDS encoding protein phosphatase 2C domain-containing protein, with the protein MRSLADVEPISQGVRWRLGLPTDVAHETGALLWDQYRGQPESWTEATSMAFNLAQLLRNAIGARLGVFPADPANGEILDSLRSEFGRWVTEFPAASTLVARKIRFALLRSNSGGAERKLKAVRWKLGIPADDDPTASDDWHRLVFQGDRPFFHRLADVADALGLQLENALRLRFGLTLASGVPDHDQLVLDSLVSAFSAWVALRPAHSILVAGIMRRSLGVHPPRGSNGMPRPHAAPRIVRSVGEGDDDRRMPECSQPRNGPPPPTPQGPVAGPPAACPASSADAPGDAPARPSAMWRVLAVEDRMDRHDDTFTATLEVPGAYRMVGSRARGRKHRHDGTNCDDWFELARSGDWAIVAVSDGAGSKRLSRVGAKVSCRAAAASLAGSLATLPVPGPETVAQALLGAVISARRALDQALLERISNPEYAGRFGGLQPADFAATLLLAVMRRLPGSAGGSFCMTVQIGDGALAAVAGDRVISLGVPEAGEFAGETQFLASAGEPDMDWLRRRAHEHVGHFDAVLVMTDGVADDFFPADPGFRHLADELALCGAFPRLGRGAPAVAGPQAPAGEPQRRLLEWLDGYYRRGSFDDRTLVVVTEEDTAA; encoded by the coding sequence ATGCGTTCGCTTGCCGACGTCGAGCCGATCAGCCAGGGCGTCCGCTGGCGGCTGGGCTTGCCGACGGATGTGGCGCACGAGACCGGCGCACTGCTCTGGGACCAGTACCGCGGCCAGCCCGAGAGCTGGACCGAGGCGACCAGCATGGCGTTCAACCTGGCCCAGCTCTTGCGTAACGCCATTGGCGCACGCCTGGGCGTATTCCCGGCAGATCCCGCAAACGGCGAGATCCTCGACTCCCTCCGGAGCGAGTTCGGGAGGTGGGTCACCGAGTTTCCCGCGGCTTCCACCCTGGTCGCTCGCAAGATCCGGTTCGCGTTACTGCGATCGAACTCCGGTGGCGCCGAGCGCAAGCTCAAGGCTGTTCGCTGGAAGCTCGGCATCCCGGCCGATGACGACCCGACAGCGTCGGACGACTGGCACCGGCTGGTGTTTCAGGGGGATCGCCCATTCTTTCACCGCCTGGCCGACGTCGCGGACGCCCTGGGCCTGCAGCTGGAGAACGCATTGCGGCTGCGGTTCGGCCTGACGCTTGCGAGCGGGGTTCCGGATCACGACCAGCTGGTCCTGGATTCGCTGGTCTCGGCATTCTCGGCCTGGGTGGCGCTTCGGCCCGCTCACTCGATCCTCGTCGCCGGCATCATGCGCCGCAGTCTCGGCGTCCACCCGCCGCGGGGCTCCAACGGGATGCCGCGGCCTCACGCGGCGCCACGCATCGTGCGATCGGTCGGGGAGGGCGATGACGATCGGCGGATGCCTGAATGCTCCCAGCCCCGAAACGGGCCTCCTCCGCCCACACCGCAGGGGCCCGTCGCGGGCCCGCCGGCGGCCTGTCCGGCGAGCTCGGCCGACGCGCCCGGCGACGCTCCGGCCAGGCCGAGTGCCATGTGGCGCGTGCTGGCCGTCGAGGATCGGATGGATCGCCATGACGACACGTTCACCGCGACGCTGGAGGTGCCGGGCGCCTATCGCATGGTCGGTTCCCGGGCTCGCGGCCGCAAGCATCGGCACGACGGAACCAACTGCGACGACTGGTTCGAACTGGCGCGATCCGGCGACTGGGCCATCGTGGCGGTGTCGGACGGCGCCGGCTCGAAGCGCCTCTCGCGGGTCGGAGCCAAGGTCTCCTGCCGGGCCGCCGCGGCGTCCCTGGCCGGCTCCCTGGCTACCCTTCCCGTGCCGGGACCGGAGACCGTCGCCCAGGCGCTTCTCGGCGCGGTCATTTCGGCGCGCCGCGCGCTGGACCAGGCGCTGCTGGAGCGAATCTCGAATCCCGAGTACGCGGGGCGGTTCGGTGGCTTGCAGCCCGCGGACTTCGCCGCGACCTTGCTCCTGGCGGTCATGCGTCGCTTGCCGGGATCCGCGGGCGGCTCGTTCTGCATGACCGTGCAGATTGGCGACGGGGCCCTGGCTGCCGTTGCCGGCGATCGGGTAATTTCCCTCGGCGTTCCCGAGGCCGGAGAATTCGCGGGCGAGACCCAGTTCCTCGCCTCGGCGGGCGAACCCGACATGGACTGGCTGAGGCGGCGGGCGCACGAGCATGTCGGGCACTTCGACGCGGTGCTGGTAATGACCGACGGCGTCGCTGACGACTTCTTCCCGGCCGATCCCGGCTTCCGCCACCTGGCCGACGAGCTCGCGCTTTGTGGGGCGTTCCCGCGCCTGGGACGCGGCGCGCCCGCCGTCGCGGGACCGCAAGCGCCGGCCGGCGAGCCCCAACGCCGGCTCCTGGAGTGGCTGGACGGGTACTACCGGCGCGGATCGTTCGACGATCGAACCTTGGTGGTCGTTACCGAGGAGGATACTGCAGCATGA
- a CDS encoding VWA domain-containing protein: MVRRLPVYLLLDTSGSMAGEPIEAVRQGVKALVADLKGDPTSLETAFLSVITFDDEARQVIPLTELTSFREPSLDASGRTALGHALSVLLDALDSEVRRTTSTQKGDWRPLVFLMTDGEPTDAWEAAADAVSRRKYGAFVACAAGPRANSATLRRMTETVVELSSLQPEELKLFFRQVTDSIKQASASIQALPPRGQADFGPDPGLHTP; this comes from the coding sequence CCCGTGTATCTGCTGCTCGACACGTCCGGCTCGATGGCCGGCGAGCCGATCGAGGCCGTCCGCCAGGGCGTCAAGGCTCTGGTGGCCGATCTCAAGGGAGATCCCACCTCGCTGGAGACCGCATTCCTGTCGGTCATCACGTTCGACGACGAGGCCCGTCAGGTCATTCCGCTGACCGAACTGACCTCGTTTCGCGAACCCTCGCTGGATGCCAGCGGCCGCACGGCCCTCGGCCACGCCCTGTCGGTGCTGCTGGACGCCTTGGATAGTGAAGTTCGGAGGACCACTTCGACGCAGAAGGGCGACTGGCGGCCCCTGGTTTTCCTGATGACGGACGGCGAGCCCACGGATGCGTGGGAAGCCGCCGCAGACGCGGTGTCTCGGCGCAAGTATGGCGCCTTCGTTGCCTGTGCGGCCGGACCGCGCGCCAACTCGGCGACGCTGCGCCGGATGACCGAGACCGTGGTGGAGCTCAGCAGCCTGCAGCCGGAAGAACTCAAGCTGTTCTTCCGCCAGGTGACGGATTCCATCAAGCAAGCCTCGGCAAGCATTCAGGCGCTCCCGCCACGGGGACAGGCCGACTTCGGGCCAGATCCCGGCCTTCACACCCCCTAG